The Microbulbifer sp. YPW1 genome contains a region encoding:
- a CDS encoding peroxiredoxin translates to MRKLFFLFAVMAIALPASALEVGDMAPEFSLQASDGKTYTLSDYKGKQAVVVAWYPKAFTKGCTIECKSLAENGHLIRKYDVAYFMASTDDVEDNAKFAAEQKADFPLLSDPSGEVAAAYDVKMPVLNMAKRVTIYIGKDGKVLKIDRDIKPATSAQDIAATLGQLDVAHKE, encoded by the coding sequence ATGAGAAAATTGTTCTTTTTATTCGCAGTCATGGCGATTGCTTTGCCCGCTTCTGCACTGGAAGTGGGAGATATGGCCCCAGAGTTTTCTCTGCAGGCTTCCGATGGAAAAACCTACACCCTGTCCGATTACAAGGGCAAGCAGGCTGTCGTGGTCGCCTGGTATCCCAAGGCGTTTACCAAAGGCTGTACCATCGAGTGCAAGTCCCTGGCGGAGAACGGCCACCTGATTCGTAAATACGACGTCGCCTACTTTATGGCGAGCACCGACGATGTAGAGGACAATGCCAAGTTCGCTGCAGAACAGAAAGCGGATTTCCCGCTGTTGAGCGATCCGTCTGGTGAAGTCGCCGCTGCCTACGATGTGAAAATGCCGGTGTTGAACATGGCCAAGCGGGTAACCATCTACATTGGCAAGGATGGCAAGGTGTTGAAGATCGATCGCGATATCAAACCCGCAACCAGTGCCCAGGACATCGCGGCTACCCTCGGGCAGCTGGATGTAGCACACAAGGAATAG